The proteins below come from a single Candidatus Sulfotelmatobacter sp. genomic window:
- the nadD gene encoding nicotinate-nucleotide adenylyltransferase, protein MIRRLGLFGGTFDPPHVGHLALAEWARDRLRLDLVLFVPAGRPPHKRRSVLSPAADRLAMTRLAVRGHPAFRVSTIETRRQGPSFTVDTLGWARARFPGAQVFLLVGADSLADLPHWHEPERIVRLARLAVAARPGRRHRARARFGARVVELDNPGLEVSSSAIRARARAGHSIRYLVPESVERYIRRHGLYRPKRSAR, encoded by the coding sequence GTGATCCGGCGGCTCGGGCTGTTCGGCGGAACCTTCGATCCGCCGCACGTCGGTCACCTCGCCCTGGCCGAGTGGGCCCGGGACCGCCTCCGACTCGACCTCGTACTCTTCGTTCCCGCCGGTCGACCGCCGCACAAGCGCCGGTCGGTCCTGTCTCCGGCCGCCGACCGGCTGGCCATGACGCGGCTCGCGGTGCGGGGGCATCCGGCGTTCCGCGTCTCGACCATCGAGACGCGTCGCCAGGGCCCGTCGTTCACCGTCGACACGCTGGGTTGGGCGCGCGCGCGCTTTCCAGGCGCGCAGGTCTTCCTGCTGGTCGGTGCGGACAGCCTGGCCGACCTTCCGCACTGGCACGAGCCCGAGCGCATCGTGCGGCTCGCGCGGCTGGCGGTGGCGGCGCGACCGGGACGCAGGCATCGCGCTCGTGCTCGATTCGGCGCGCGCGTGGTCGAGCTGGACAATCCCGGACTCGAGGTGTCGTCGAGCGCGATTCGCGCGCGCGCTCGGGCCGGGCACAGCATCCGCTACCTGGTGCCCGAGTCCGTGGAGCGCTACATCCGGCGGCACGGTCTCTACCGGCCGAAGCGGAGCGCCCGGTGA